Within the Pseudobythopirellula maris genome, the region CCGAGTGAGCCGGGCCTTCAGGCATGCCAAGGCTAGCCTGAGGAACAAGAGAGATGGGCGGCCAAGGCCCAGGCGGCCGCTAGGCCCGCCAGTACCGGAGGAGGGACTCGAACCCTCATGGGATTACTCCCACTGGATTTTGAATCCAGCGCGTCTGCCAATTCCGCCACTCCGGCAAGGTGTTGCATGGCAACGACTTGCGTGATTATGCCCGGGGAGTCTCAACGGGGCAACCCGCCAAAACCCCGATCATTCTGCGATCTCCTTGCGTGTTCTGTCGGCCTGCTCAGTCTCGGCCAATCGTTGCTGCTCCCAATCGCCGCAACCGCTCAGTGCTTCAGCCAATAGCGAGAAGGTGCAGTCACCGAAGACGTAGCAACGACGACTCGCAGAAATATGTTCTACAGCCGATTTTGCTTCTTCGTCATCGCGGTTTGAACGACCCGTCAGTCGGTTTCGGGACGATCGTCTGCCCCTTCTTCCGGTCAGTCGGCCCTTTGCTAGACGCCCCGGTTTTTGGGTGATTCCTTCCCCCAAATCGGGACGAAGTGGTCCGTACGCGATCTGCTCTGAAAGGTATCGCCTCGGGGCAATCAGTCTCGGCCTTCCTTCCAACGCTAGCTCAAGAAACTATCGCACTTCAGCGTCCGCGGTGGAATTCTCCGCTCTCTACGAGCATGCCCATACTAAGCGGCTATTTGGTCGAGTTGTTGGTGACGCAGCAAGGCGTGGAGTACAATCGATGATGTGGAAATGCGCCGACCGGATTGGCGTGGCTGGGACACTCTGCACTGGATGAGCGTTGCCCCAAACGTCGATGTCCTTCTTTAATTGAGTGTTTGATCAAGGTCACGGGTGCGCTCTTGAATATCGAGACTTCCTTACGCGATGGGGGCGGTGAAGAGGTGCTGGTCTCCGATGCACTGAGCCATGCGCTGCGGGTTCAACCATTGGAAAGACGTCTCTCGTTTGCGATGAAAAGGTTGATCGATCTCGGGGTTTCGATTGGTCTACTTTTCGTGTTCATGCCGGTGATGACGCTGGTTGCTTTCTTGATCTGGGCTGATTCGGGGGGCCCGGTGTTTTACACGCAATCGCGGTGGGGGCTGCGGCGCAAGCCGTTTACGATCTACAAGTTCAGGACGTTAAAGACCGGAAATCCAGACCCTTGCGAACGCTACGAAACGGTTGAGACCGACCCTAGGATTACCAAGGTCGGGGGGGTCCTTCGCAAGACGAGCCTCGACGAGTTTCCGCAGTTGTTCAATGTTGTGCTTGGGGACATGAGCCTCGTTGGTCCCAGGCCCTTGGTGGAATGGGAGTCGGTCGAGGCGGACCAAGATTACGGTGAAAGGTACCAGGTTAAACCGGGCGTCACGGGTCTCACTCAGGTGAGTGGACGGAACGCTTTGAGTTGGGCGGAAAGGCTCGAACTCGACGTTGTGTACGTGAGTCGATGGAGCCTCTGGCTCGACCTCATGATCCTGCTGCGCACGCCTTTCGCTGTGCTCCAGTTCGACAACGTCTATCCGATGCCGAAGCACTCACGCAAGTAAGCGGCTGCGTACATGAATGAGCCCTCGGTCAAACTATCGGTCGTTGTGTTGAATCACAACTCCGGCACGATGCTCGTTGATTGCCTCGACAGCTTGTTCGCCGAACCTTTCCCTTGGCCTGTGGAGGTCATTGTTCCGGACAATCAGAGCACCGACGAGAGTCTAGGGCTGGCGGAGAAGAAATGGGGCGACCGAATCGAGGTGCTCCGCAATGGAGCGAACAAGGGGTTCGCCTGGGGCAACAACATCGGGATCCACCGGAGCAGTGGAGAGTATGTCTGCTTGCTCAATCCCGACACGATCGTCCACCCAGGGGCGTTCGAAGAAGTGGTCCGGTTTATGGACGAACGACCGCGGGCTGGTTTCGCGGGCCCAAAGGTGCTGAACAAAGACGGCACTTTTCAGCTCTCCGCTAAACGGTCGATTCCTACCCCGATGGACGCCGTTTATCGGGCTGCTGGGATCAGCAAGCTGTTTCCCGACAGCAAGCGATTCGCTCGCTACAACGTGACCTACCTCGACCCCGATGCGACCCACCAGGTCGACGCCTGCACCGGGTGTTGCATGTTCGCCCGTCGAGCGATGCTTGACGAGATCGGCTTGCTCGACGAGGGCTACTTCATCTATTGCGAAGACGTCGACTGGTTCCTCCGTGCGAAGCGAGCCGAGTGGGAGGTGTGGTACGTCGCCTCGGCGGTGATCGAGCACCACCACGCCTACAGCGCGCGGTTCCGCCGCGCCCAGGCGGTCCGCGACTTCCACAACTCGATGATCCGCTTCCATAAGAAGCACTTCGCGTCGGAGTACTCGGCGCCGGTGAATCTGCTGATCTATGCCGGGGTTCGGATGCGGATGGTGATGATGATCGCCTACAGGACACTCGCAGGATGGGGGTGAACGGCGCAGACCATCTCCGAGGCGGCGCCGACCGGCTGGCCCGGGGCGATGAAACACGCACGCTGGTGACCGGGGGCACAGGTTTTCTCGGCAGCCACCTCACCGACCTGCTATCCCGTACCGGACGTGAGGTGCTCGCGGTGTCTCGTGGCGATCGGGCCGACTGCCGGCCCGATCGCATGGTCGACGTGCTGGATCGCGACGCGCTCGCCGCCGTGTTCCGTGACTTTCACCCTCACGAAGTGGTGCATCTCGCGGCGACTTCTCACTTCATGACCCGCGACGACGATCTGGGCTACCGAACGAATGTTGACGGAACGGCCAACGTGATCGGGTGCGTCGCCGATGAGCCCCTCGTGAGGCGTTGTCTGATCGCCTCGTCGCACGTGGTCGCCAACGAGGACCTATTTGCGGCTGGAGAAGGACGCCGGTACGCCGACAGCAAACGTGCGATCGAGCGGCTGGTAGGTGAGTGGGGCTCCCGAGAAAAGGTATGCGTGACAATGCGGCCCTGCTCGATCTGGGGCCCCGGGTGCGGCGTTCCCTTCCGAGGCTTTTTTGAACGGGTGATCGCCGGGCGTTACTTCCATCCGGGCAACGTCGACCCGCCGAAGCGAATGGGCTACGTTAAGAACACTGTGTTCCAGATGGCCAAGCTGCTGGAGGCGCCGGCCGAGTTCGTCGATCGACGCATGATTGTTCTCGCCGATGATGAGACAACGACGCTGAGGGAGTGGTCACAAATGATCGCCGAGAAAGCGGGCCGCCGTCCTCCGCCCGCTGCCCCCGAAGCGCTCGTCCGAGCCGCTGCGCTGGCGGGCGACGCACTCAAGCTGCTCGGTTACCGCGACCCTCCCATCCACTCGTTCCGGCTAAAGAACATGCGACGCGACAGCAGCGGCCAGTCGATTGAAGCGATCCGCGAGCTCACGGGGGCCCTGCCCTACACGCTCGAGCAAGGCGTCGAGGAGACCGTTGCTTGGTTCAAGAACAAGGGGGCGCAACCATGAGCGGCGTCGCACTCGTCACGGGCGGAGCTGGGTTTCTTGGCAGCCATGTCGCCGAGCGGCTCGTACGGGAGGGGCGCCGGGTGATTGTTCTCGACGATCTCTCCGGCGGCTACCGCCGCAACTTGCCCTCGAATTGTGAATTCGTGAGGGGGTCGGTAGCCGATCGGGTCCTCATCGAGCGTGTCTTCGCCGAGAATCGGATCGCGCACGTCTATCACTTAGCGGCATACGCCGCCGAAGGGCTCAGCCATTTCGTCCGTCGGTTCAATTACGAGAACAACCTGCTGGCGAGCATCAACCTCATCAACGCCGCGGTCAATCACGGCGTGAAGTGCTTCGTCTTCACTTCGTCGGCGGCGGTGTACGGCAGTGGCGCCGATGGAGCCGCCTCGCCGACACCCACACCGGTCGACCCCTACGGCGTGGCGAAGCTCGCCGTGGAGCAGGACCTGCGGGCGGCGGAAGAGATGTTCGGGCTTCGCCATGTCGTGTTCCGCCCCCACAATGTTTACGGCGAGCGACAGAACCTCTCCGACCCCTTCCGGAACGTCATCGGGATATTTCTTAAGCAGACTCTTCTTGGCGAGCCCTGCACCATCTTTGGCGATGGAAAGCAGACGAGGAATTTCACGCATGTGGATGATGTGGCGCCAGCAATCGCCCGCTGCGTCGAAGCGCCCGAAGCGTGGGGTAAGGCCTTCGACATTGGCAGTGATCAAGCGACCAGCCTCAACGAAATCGCCGAAATGGTCCAGAACGCGGTTGGCTGTCGGGTGGGCGTCACGCGGCTGCCGGAGAGGCGTGAGGCGGCGCACGTGAAGACGAACCACGAAGAGGCCCGGCGGGTTTTCGCCCTTGGACCGGGGGTCGAGCTGGCGGAGGGCCTGCGTCGCGTCGCCGCTTGGGCGGCCGACCTTGAGCTCGGCCCGCCGCGGCTAGATCTGACGATTGAAATAGAACGGGAGCTCCCTCCCTCGTGGCGCAACGCGCTCACGAAGCGTGCGCCCCACGACAGCTGATTCCGAATCAGTTTTTGCTCACCGAGCGGACGGCCATCGCGGGATCGACGATCGGCAAGATTGGGTCGGTCGCCCCGACTGAAACCGGCTGCGGCTCGGCCGGTGGCGGCGCCACGGTTTCCGGTCCGGCAGTGGGCTCGGAAGACGGTTTCTCCTTGGAGGTCTTCATGGCGGCGGGGCCCGAGAGGTGGCTGCAGTCGACCTCAACGGCGCCCTTGCGGAACACCTGCGCCTGGCGGTTCATCAAGTAGTGCCCGAACCAGAGGTAGGGCGCCGTCACGGATTTCTTCAGCGCCCGCTTGGCCGAGACCAAGGCCTTGAGCGACCACCCGTCGCGTTCGACGTACCGCGTGAGCGGGCCGACGATCGCCTTGCCGGGCCAGCGTGTGCGGTACAGCCGGACGATGATGCCAAAGTAGTCGTGGATGAACTTGATCTGGTCGGCGCTGATGCACTCTTGGTTCATCGGCGTGTCGTCGGAGAAAGTGTCGGGCATGCGGCTCGACAGCGTGCCGTTGGCCAACGCCTGCGTGTGCAAAGGGGTGCCCGGGTAGGGGCAGAAGATGCTCACCATGTTCTTGTCGATTTTGGATTCGGCGTTGAAGAACACCGTGGTCAAGGCGTCCTTGGGCGTCTCGCCGGGCAATCCGATCATCGAGAAGGTGTTCACTTGGATTCCTCGGTCGCGCAGCCGGCGGAACGCCTCGTGGCACTGTTCGTCAGGAATATGCTTGCCGACGATCTCGGCGCGGATCCGCTCGACGCCGCTCTCCAGGCCGAGCGAAACCGAATTGCAGCCAGCCTGCTGCAGCAGTTCGGCCACATCGAGCGATACCAGGTCGGCCCTCAGGTTGCAGTTGAATGGGATTCCTACCCGCTGAGGGTAAACCTCGGCGAATTCCCGGAACCATTTCTTGTTCATCGTGAGGATCTCGTCCTGGAAGTAGATCCCGTGCAGCTTGCCAGGGAAGTACCGCAGGGACTGTTTGATCTCTTCGCACACCCGCTCGACCGACTTGTAGCGGAGATAGCTCTGCGCGTTGGGCGCCCGATCGCGGATCGCCTCGTTGCAGCAGAACGGGCACTTGTAGGGGCACCCCCGTGAGCAATGGACGTAGAGCACGCCCTCGCGAGTGCTCACCAGCTTCATGAAGTCGAACACGCTGCGGTCGGGAGCCGGAAGAGAGTCAAGCTCCGTGATCAACGGCGCCGCGAGGTTGCGGGTGATCTCGCCCCCTTCCTTCGCGTAGATGCCAGGCACGTCGGCGAAGCTCTCTCCGCGATCGACGCGATCGAGGAACGGCAGGATGACCGCCTCGCCCTCGCCCAGGCTCACGGCCGAAATCCCGTCGACGTTGATGCTTTCCTCGGGGTTGAGGATCGCGTGGACGCCTCCCATGATCGACGGCGTGTCGGGCAAGCGGCGGCGGATGGCGCCCGCGAATTCCACGAGGTATCGGAACGTGTGCGTCATGCACGAGTAGCCGATGGCGTCTGGCCCGCTGGCCGCCACACGCTCGGCCAGCTCGTCGGGGTCGATCGGCCTGGTGACGTGCATCAGCTCGAACTCGTGGCCGGCGCTCTTGATCACCGAGGCGATCGACGCCACCCCCTCCGAGTAATGACCTGAGAAACCGGGCATGTTGCCGCGGATCTCGAGCATCAGCATGGTGAATTTCATGGCCGCACTCGCGAGGCTAGTTGAACATGACTTAGTTAAACATGACCCTGTCGAGCAACCGGCGGAACGTTCGGTTACGCACGAAGAGCCTCTCCAACGTGTTGAAACGGGCCGCCTGGGCCGCGACGTCGCCCAGCACGCCGAAGCGTTTGAGCTTGCGTTTGAGGGTCGCCACCTGGATGTCTTGGCTCGCGCGGACGGTCATTTTGAGCGCCTTGTGGCGGTCGGCCGTCGGCATCTCGGGCGTCTCGAAGAACGGCTGCGAACGCAGCTTCCACTCGTCCTCGCGGTTGAACATGTGTTCGAACGGTCCCAGCAGCGCCGCGTTCTCATTGACCCAGTCGCTCAGCGCCGTGCCGGGGAACGGGACGAGGTTGAAGAAGAACGCCTTCATCACCGGGTGCTTCTTCGCCAAGTCGATCGACTTTTGCACGTCCTCAAGCGTCTCGCCCGGGGTGCCGTAAACGAACAGCAGCGTGACGTCGAATCCCTGCTCGCAGGCAAGGCCCACGGCTTTGTCGACCTGCTCGACGGTGAGGTGCTTGCAGATGATCGCCATGATGCGGTCGCTGCCCGACTCGACCCCGATGCCGAGCTGCTTGAAGCCGGCCCGTTTCATCGCGACGAGCACCTGCTCGTTGATCAAGTCGGCCCGGATCCCCTGGCCGCAACGCAGCACAGCGCCCTCGAAGTTGCGTGATTCGATCTCGTGCATCAGCTCCTTGATGCGGTGGCGGTTGGCCAGAAAGTTGTCGTCGCCGAACTGGAACGAGCGGATCCCGAGCTTGTAGAAGTGCTCCATCTCGTCGCCAACGCTCTTGGCGCTGCGGTAGCGGATCTGCTTGCCCATGATGTTGGGGACCGAGCAGAAGATGCACTTGTGGGGGCAGCCCCGGCTGGTGCTGATCTCGACCTCGTTGGTGTACTTGCTGAGGTCGTAGCTCTTGAAGCGGGGGTAGGGGAACTGGTCGAGGTCCTGGACGAGCTCGCGCGGCGGCCCGCTCTTGACCGACTCGCCGTCGCGGTAGTGGAGACCGGCGATCGACTCGGGGGGCGCCCCCTGGCAGAGTTGCAGCATGGGGATCTCCCCCTCGCCCGCGATGGCGTAGTCGACCGACTGGCACTGATCGAGCACGCCCGCCTCGAGCGCGCTGACGTGCGGCCCGCCGAGCACGAACTTCAGGTGCGGGTAGCGCGCCTTCAGCTCGTCGATCAGGTCGTAAGTCGACATGTACTGGTAGGTCATCATCGTGACCCCAACGACGTCCGGCTTGAACTCCTCGATCTTGCGGAAGAGTTCCTTCTTGCGCCGCGTGGTGTTCATGTCGATGCCGGCGGTGTCGACGCCCCTCGAGGCGACGAACTCCTCGACGTAGCTGATGCCGACCGGCGGCCTCACGCCGCCGAACCAGCGGCCGGGGTAGGCGGGGGTGAGGCTCAGCATGCGGCGGAATCGCCAGTCGATCGGCCCCTCGGGGTTGATCGCCGCCAACTGCTGCGCGGCGAGCCGGCCCTTGGCCGTCGTCGGGGCCAGCGGCGCCGGGGCGACGTCGGTTTCGCACGATCCGCTCGAGCAGCCCGAGCCTGTCGCATCAATGATGTTCAATTCGATTGCCATTGCAGCAGCCTCGCGGCTTTGCGTGTGAGAGCAGATAAGTCTCGCAAGTTCCGCACATAACTCAGACGCCGACGGATGAAGGTCGGCGAGAAGTAGACCTGGCGGCGGGCGCGGGTGACGGCGCGTTGAAGGTCGTCGGAGGTCATCGTTTCGGTCCGCACGACCACGTCCTCGAAGCCATTGAACTTGTCCCAGTCCTTGGTCATCAGCTGGCCCTGCTTCTCGACGTGGTCGTAGAAGCTCGTGCCTGGGAACGGGATCGCCACCGAGAACTGCACCGAGTCGACCGGCAGCGTCTTGATGTAGCGCACCGTGTTGGAGACCGACTCCTCGGTCTCGCCGATCATGCCGATGACGAACGACACGTGGTTCTTGATCCCCAGCGAGTGCGACAGCTCGAGCGTCTCGCGGACTTGGTCGAGATTGATGTCTTTCTGCGTGCGGCGTAGCACCTCGGGGTCTCCTGACTCCACGCCGATCCGCAGCGTGAACAGCCCGGTCTCGATCAGTCGCTCCATGAGTTCCCGGTCCCAGTTGTCGGCCCGGGCGTTCATGCCCCACGGCACGACCAATCGGCGTCGCTTCATCTCGTCGGCGAACTCTAGCACACGGGTTCTGCCGAGGTTGAACGTGTCGTCGTCGAAGAAGAAGCTCTTGGTTTTGGGATACGCCTTGAGGGCCCAGTCCATTTCGGCGGCGATCTCCGGGCCCGACCTTGTGCGGTAGCTCCCCTTGAGCATCGTCTGCGGCCAGAGGCAGAAGTTGCACTTGTAGGGGCAGCCCCGGCTGCCATACATGAACATCACCGGCGCCGGGAAGCCGGGGACGTTGTAGCGGTCCATCGGCAGCGTGGCGCGGTGGGGGTAGGGCAACTCGTCGAGGTTCTCGATGAGCGCCCGGCGGTCGGTCGACCGGTGGCTGCCCAGCACGGCTAGGCCCTCGCCCCCGGCAGACTCGCGCAGCACCAGCCCCGCGACCGTGTCAACCGACTCGCCGGCGGCGAGTTTCTTGGCGAGCTCGACCGACGTGCGTTCCGGCTCGCCGCGGATCACGAAGTCGACCGCCGCACAGTCCAAGGCGTCCTGCGGCCGCACGTCGACGTGCGGTCCGTACATCGCGACGCGGCACTCGGGCAGCTTCTCTTTGAGGCTCGTGAGGACACGCAGGTCGTGGCCGAGCGACGTGGTCGAGGTTTCAACCACTACAAGGTCGGGGCGGAACCTATCGATCCGCCCGATCACCGAAGCGGGACTCGCCCGCTCGGCGATGCCGTCGATGCACAGCACCTCGGCCCCTTGTTCCTCGGCGTAGGCCGCGGCGTAGGCCAGCAGGAAGGGAAACGGCAGGTAGGCGTTGCTGTTCTTGCGTGTGAGGTTCGGGAAACGGCACCCGGCGCGGATTCCCCACCGCTCATCGGTTTCCCAAGGAGGATTGAAGTAGCAGACCCGCATCACGACGCTCCGAGATAAGATTAGAACCGCCGCATCAGGAACCTAGTTCCCTTGCGAGCCAGGGCGAGCACCTCCGAAGGACTTCCCGCGTACGAAAGGCGGCGGAGCAGGTAACGCGGCGACGAGTACACCTGCCGCATCACGTACTTTTCTGCTTTGAGGATCTCGGCACGCGACATGGTCTCGGTTCGCACAACGCTGTTGGAGACCACGTTGAACTGGTCCCAGTCACGGGTCTCAAGGAACCCGTCGCGCACCACCTCATCGTAGTACTCGGTTCCCGGGAAGGGCGTGGTGACGGTGAAGGCGATGCTGTCGGGCGTGATCGACTTAGCGAACGCGGCCGTCCGCTTGACCGAGTCCCAGCTCTCGCCTGACAAACCGATCGTAAAGGTAACGTGCACCTTCACGCCGTTGTCGTGGGCCATGTCGATGCAGGGCTGCACCTTGGAGATGTCGAGGTCTTTCTTCGTGCGACGGAGCACCTCGGGGTCGGCCGACTCCACGCCGATTCGGATGTTGAACAGCCCGGCCTCGGCCAGTTCGCGCATCATCTCGGGGTTGAACTGGTCGGGGCGTGCGTTGCAGCCCCAGGGCAGCTTCATGCCCCGCTCCTTAAACAACCGGGCCATCTGCCGCATCCGATCGCCGCCCAAGTTGAACGTGTCGTCGTCAAAGTAGATCGAGCCGAACGGACCGAAACGCTTCTGGGCGTCTTCAATCTCGTCGATGACCGACTCGGGCGAACGCGTCCGGTAGCTGCCCGACTTGAACCACTGCGGCCAGACACAGAAGGTGCAGCGATAGGGGCACCCACGCGAGGCGTACATGAACAGCACCGGCCCGGGGAACCCGGCCACGCTGTAGCTGCTCATCGGAAGCGTTTCTCGGTGCGGGAGGGGCAACGCGTCGAGCTCGGGCATCAGCGGCCGCTTCTCGCCAACGACTATCTCGCCATCGGCGGTGCGGTACCCAAGACCCCCCATCCCTTCATAAGACTCACCGCCACGGAG harbors:
- a CDS encoding B12-binding domain-containing radical SAM protein; the encoded protein is MRVCYFNPPWETDERWGIRAGCRFPNLTRKNSNAYLPFPFLLAYAAAYAEEQGAEVLCIDGIAERASPASVIGRIDRFRPDLVVVETSTTSLGHDLRVLTSLKEKLPECRVAMYGPHVDVRPQDALDCAAVDFVIRGEPERTSVELAKKLAAGESVDTVAGLVLRESAGGEGLAVLGSHRSTDRRALIENLDELPYPHRATLPMDRYNVPGFPAPVMFMYGSRGCPYKCNFCLWPQTMLKGSYRTRSGPEIAAEMDWALKAYPKTKSFFFDDDTFNLGRTRVLEFADEMKRRRLVVPWGMNARADNWDRELMERLIETGLFTLRIGVESGDPEVLRRTQKDINLDQVRETLELSHSLGIKNHVSFVIGMIGETEESVSNTVRYIKTLPVDSVQFSVAIPFPGTSFYDHVEKQGQLMTKDWDKFNGFEDVVVRTETMTSDDLQRAVTRARRQVYFSPTFIRRRLSYVRNLRDLSALTRKAARLLQWQSN
- a CDS encoding NAD-dependent epimerase/dehydratase family protein; this encodes MSGVALVTGGAGFLGSHVAERLVREGRRVIVLDDLSGGYRRNLPSNCEFVRGSVADRVLIERVFAENRIAHVYHLAAYAAEGLSHFVRRFNYENNLLASINLINAAVNHGVKCFVFTSSAAVYGSGADGAASPTPTPVDPYGVAKLAVEQDLRAAEEMFGLRHVVFRPHNVYGERQNLSDPFRNVIGIFLKQTLLGEPCTIFGDGKQTRNFTHVDDVAPAIARCVEAPEAWGKAFDIGSDQATSLNEIAEMVQNAVGCRVGVTRLPERREAAHVKTNHEEARRVFALGPGVELAEGLRRVAAWAADLELGPPRLDLTIEIERELPPSWRNALTKRAPHDS
- a CDS encoding B12-binding domain-containing radical SAM protein, whose protein sequence is MKFTMLMLEIRGNMPGFSGHYSEGVASIASVIKSAGHEFELMHVTRPIDPDELAERVAASGPDAIGYSCMTHTFRYLVEFAGAIRRRLPDTPSIMGGVHAILNPEESINVDGISAVSLGEGEAVILPFLDRVDRGESFADVPGIYAKEGGEITRNLAAPLITELDSLPAPDRSVFDFMKLVSTREGVLYVHCSRGCPYKCPFCCNEAIRDRAPNAQSYLRYKSVERVCEEIKQSLRYFPGKLHGIYFQDEILTMNKKWFREFAEVYPQRVGIPFNCNLRADLVSLDVAELLQQAGCNSVSLGLESGVERIRAEIVGKHIPDEQCHEAFRRLRDRGIQVNTFSMIGLPGETPKDALTTVFFNAESKIDKNMVSIFCPYPGTPLHTQALANGTLSSRMPDTFSDDTPMNQECISADQIKFIHDYFGIIVRLYRTRWPGKAIVGPLTRYVERDGWSLKALVSAKRALKKSVTAPYLWFGHYLMNRQAQVFRKGAVEVDCSHLSGPAAMKTSKEKPSSEPTAGPETVAPPPAEPQPVSVGATDPILPIVDPAMAVRSVSKN
- a CDS encoding NAD-dependent epimerase/dehydratase family protein; protein product: MNGADHLRGGADRLARGDETRTLVTGGTGFLGSHLTDLLSRTGREVLAVSRGDRADCRPDRMVDVLDRDALAAVFRDFHPHEVVHLAATSHFMTRDDDLGYRTNVDGTANVIGCVADEPLVRRCLIASSHVVANEDLFAAGEGRRYADSKRAIERLVGEWGSREKVCVTMRPCSIWGPGCGVPFRGFFERVIAGRYFHPGNVDPPKRMGYVKNTVFQMAKLLEAPAEFVDRRMIVLADDETTTLREWSQMIAEKAGRRPPPAAPEALVRAAALAGDALKLLGYRDPPIHSFRLKNMRRDSSGQSIEAIRELTGALPYTLEQGVEETVAWFKNKGAQP
- a CDS encoding glycosyltransferase family 2 protein — encoded protein: MNEPSVKLSVVVLNHNSGTMLVDCLDSLFAEPFPWPVEVIVPDNQSTDESLGLAEKKWGDRIEVLRNGANKGFAWGNNIGIHRSSGEYVCLLNPDTIVHPGAFEEVVRFMDERPRAGFAGPKVLNKDGTFQLSAKRSIPTPMDAVYRAAGISKLFPDSKRFARYNVTYLDPDATHQVDACTGCCMFARRAMLDEIGLLDEGYFIYCEDVDWFLRAKRAEWEVWYVASAVIEHHHAYSARFRRAQAVRDFHNSMIRFHKKHFASEYSAPVNLLIYAGVRMRMVMMIAYRTLAGWG
- a CDS encoding B12-binding domain-containing radical SAM protein — protein: MAIELNIIDATGSGCSSGSCETDVAPAPLAPTTAKGRLAAQQLAAINPEGPIDWRFRRMLSLTPAYPGRWFGGVRPPVGISYVEEFVASRGVDTAGIDMNTTRRKKELFRKIEEFKPDVVGVTMMTYQYMSTYDLIDELKARYPHLKFVLGGPHVSALEAGVLDQCQSVDYAIAGEGEIPMLQLCQGAPPESIAGLHYRDGESVKSGPPRELVQDLDQFPYPRFKSYDLSKYTNEVEISTSRGCPHKCIFCSVPNIMGKQIRYRSAKSVGDEMEHFYKLGIRSFQFGDDNFLANRHRIKELMHEIESRNFEGAVLRCGQGIRADLINEQVLVAMKRAGFKQLGIGVESGSDRIMAIICKHLTVEQVDKAVGLACEQGFDVTLLFVYGTPGETLEDVQKSIDLAKKHPVMKAFFFNLVPFPGTALSDWVNENAALLGPFEHMFNREDEWKLRSQPFFETPEMPTADRHKALKMTVRASQDIQVATLKRKLKRFGVLGDVAAQAARFNTLERLFVRNRTFRRLLDRVMFN
- a CDS encoding B12-binding domain-containing radical SAM protein, with the protein product MPNSIGDGQHTFMPFPFTLAYAMAMVERIEGVEAMIIDAIAEDLDRDEYLRRVKDFGPDLLISEMSTESHRMDLEVAEAAKRETGARVAVCGPHASAVARELLDNEFLDFVLVGEYEQTTVDLIGCLRGGESYEGMGGLGYRTADGEIVVGEKRPLMPELDALPLPHRETLPMSSYSVAGFPGPVLFMYASRGCPYRCTFCVWPQWFKSGSYRTRSPESVIDEIEDAQKRFGPFGSIYFDDDTFNLGGDRMRQMARLFKERGMKLPWGCNARPDQFNPEMMRELAEAGLFNIRIGVESADPEVLRRTKKDLDISKVQPCIDMAHDNGVKVHVTFTIGLSGESWDSVKRTAAFAKSITPDSIAFTVTTPFPGTEYYDEVVRDGFLETRDWDQFNVVSNSVVRTETMSRAEILKAEKYVMRQVYSSPRYLLRRLSYAGSPSEVLALARKGTRFLMRRF
- a CDS encoding sugar transferase, translating into MIKVTGALLNIETSLRDGGGEEVLVSDALSHALRVQPLERRLSFAMKRLIDLGVSIGLLFVFMPVMTLVAFLIWADSGGPVFYTQSRWGLRRKPFTIYKFRTLKTGNPDPCERYETVETDPRITKVGGVLRKTSLDEFPQLFNVVLGDMSLVGPRPLVEWESVEADQDYGERYQVKPGVTGLTQVSGRNALSWAERLELDVVYVSRWSLWLDLMILLRTPFAVLQFDNVYPMPKHSRK